From Streptomyces sp. CMB-StM0423, a single genomic window includes:
- a CDS encoding HNH endonuclease family protein, producing MLPGTPAISPRGWIAALALLALALGVALGAAPPAAAFPPDVPPKAQVQSELNSLTVAAEGSMSGYSRDLFPHWTTVSGSCNTRETVLKRDGTNVTTGADCYPTGGSWYSYFDGVTRSSPAQISIDHIVALAEAWRSGASSWTTARRQQFANDITGPQLIAVTTEVNSSKGDRDPADWKPPRTASWCGYAKFWIHTKYRWNLKIDSAEKSAVQSMLNGCSY from the coding sequence CTGTTGCCCGGAACCCCGGCGATATCCCCGCGCGGCTGGATCGCCGCGCTCGCCCTTCTGGCCCTCGCCCTCGGCGTCGCGCTCGGTGCGGCGCCGCCTGCGGCGGCGTTCCCGCCCGATGTGCCGCCCAAGGCGCAAGTGCAATCCGAGCTCAACAGCCTGACCGTGGCCGCGGAAGGCTCGATGAGCGGCTACTCCCGTGATCTGTTCCCCCACTGGACCACCGTCTCCGGCTCCTGCAACACCCGCGAGACGGTCCTCAAGCGCGACGGCACCAACGTCACCACCGGCGCCGACTGCTACCCCACCGGCGGCTCCTGGTACAGCTACTTCGACGGCGTCACCCGCAGCTCGCCCGCGCAGATCTCCATCGACCACATCGTGGCCCTGGCCGAGGCTTGGCGCTCCGGCGCCAGTTCCTGGACCACCGCCCGCCGCCAGCAGTTCGCCAACGACATCACCGGCCCGCAGCTCATCGCGGTGACCACCGAGGTCAACAGCTCCAAGGGCGACCGCGATCCGGCCGACTGGAAGCCCCCGCGCACCGCGTCCTGGTGCGGATACGCCAAGTTCTGGATCCACACCAAGTACCGCTGGAACCTGAAGATCGACTCCGCGGAGAAGTCCGCGGTGCAGAGCATGCTCAACGGCTGTTCGTACTAG
- a CDS encoding GNAT family N-acetyltransferase: MPELERLRAGHAPAVLAFELANRAYFAAAVPDRGDAFFDRFPDRFGALLAEQEAGVCAFHVLVGEDGAVLGRFNLMDIGDGTAELGYRVAERAAGRGVATASVLELCRRAPAAYGLHTLRAAIVHGNEASRRVLVKAGFTAAGPADPAHLGGKPGTWYRRDLTREDQDPAG; this comes from the coding sequence ATGCCCGAGCTGGAGCGGCTGCGTGCCGGACACGCGCCGGCGGTGCTGGCCTTCGAGCTGGCGAACCGCGCCTACTTCGCGGCCGCGGTCCCCGACCGCGGCGACGCCTTCTTCGACCGTTTCCCGGACCGGTTCGGCGCGCTGCTGGCGGAGCAGGAGGCCGGCGTCTGCGCCTTCCACGTGCTCGTCGGCGAGGACGGCGCGGTGCTCGGCAGGTTCAACCTGATGGACATCGGGGACGGGACCGCGGAACTCGGCTACCGGGTCGCCGAGCGCGCCGCCGGCCGCGGGGTGGCGACCGCGTCCGTCCTGGAGCTGTGCCGCCGGGCGCCGGCCGCGTACGGCCTGCACACCCTGCGGGCGGCCATCGTGCACGGGAACGAGGCGTCCCGGCGGGTGCTGGTCAAGGCGGGCTTCACGGCCGCGGGCCCGGCGGATCCCGCCCACCTCGGCGGCAAGCCGGGCACGTGGTACCGGCGCGACCTGACCCGCGAGGATCAGGACCCCGCTGGGTAA